The Terriglobales bacterium region GTGGACGGGGTGGTGTTCGTGGCCGATTCGCAGGAAGACCGCATGGACGCCAACCTGGAAGCGCTGGAGAACCTGCAGGAAAACCTCCAGGAGCACGGCTACGATTTCATGAAGATCCCCTACGTGCTCCAGCTCAACAAGCGCGACCTACCCAGCGCCATGGCGGTGGACGAGCTGAAGAAGGAACTGGTCAAGCGAGGCGAGCCGGTCTTCGAAGCCGTGGCTTACCAGGGCACCGGCGTGTTTGAGACGCTAAAGGAAGTCGCGCGCCAAGTGCTTGTAGAGCTCAAGAAGGGCTAGCCGGTCGCCTCCCCTTGCCCGGCGTTTCCATCCCGCGCTTTCGGCCATCGGTGCTTCTGAGAGTTTTTTTCGGAATCCTGCTGGTCTTGCTGCTGGCGGGCGTGGCTTGGGGCTCCGGAGAGCCGCGCATGGCCCCAAAGGGCCGACGGGCAGTATGGATTTGGAACCCCACTTTCCTGGAAGATGGCGACGACTTCAACCAGTTGCTGAAGTTCGCCCGCAGGCGACGCGTGCAGACCTTGTTTCTCTATGCTTCCACGCGGCGATTGGAACAGAAGCCGGATCTCTATCGCAAGTTCCTGAAGCGCGCCCACCGCGCTCGGTTGGTTGTGCACGCCCTGAATGGCTCGCCGGAGTGGACGCTGCGCGAGGAGCGCCACGAGCCGCGTGAATTCCTGAATGCCGTCTTCGTATTCAACCGTACCGGCCAGCCAGCGGAGCGCTTCGACGCCGTGCATCTGGACGTAGAGCCGCAGTCCCTGCGCCGGTGGTCATCTCCTGGAACGCAGGACATTCGCCGCAGCCTGGCAGAACAGTACGTGGACCTGCTCAAGTGGGCCCGGCGCAAGACCGCCGACGAAGGCTTGTGGCTTGCCGCTGATATTCCCGTAGCGTTCAGCAGCATCCAGATGGAATCCCGGCCGCTGCTGGCGGAGGTCGTGGAGCTTGTGGACGAGGTAGCCGTCATGGCCTACCTCGGCGAAGCCGCCGAGGTGCTGGCCGGCAGCCGTGCGCCCCTCGACCAAGCCACTCGCGCGGGAAAGACCGTCTGGGTAGGCCTGAGTGCCGATCCCGAACATCTTCCGCCGGTCAGGCCCGGCAAGAAACTGGAACCTGCACTGGAAAAGCTGGCGCGACAAGTGGAGCGCAGCCTGGGCGGCAGGCCGGCCTTCCGCGGCGTCGCCATCCACGACTACGACCACTACCGGCGCACCCAGTGCAAGTCGCTGGAAAGATGCCAGCCGGACGCACCTCAGGCCCCGGCCGAAAGCATGTATTAGGTTCAGCGCAGCCGCAGGCTCTTCAGCATCTTCACGAACGTGGGCTGGAGCTGCTGGTAGTCCTGGGTGGGACCAACGAACACGGCGTAGAGCACCGAGCCGTCGCCGCGATCGAGCACGATCACCCAGTTGCGCTCGCGCTGCCCGCGCACCGGTGACGGTCCTTCCAGTTGCAGTTCCATCCCGGGAACGCCGTTGACGCGGATCCGTTCCGCGCCCACGGTCTGGCGATGCTCAGGGTTGCCTTGGAGCATGCCCTGGACGAGTTGCCGCGTCGTGTCGTCCAGGCTCTGGCGGGTCTTCGGCGTGGCCACTCCCAGAATCACGCCATAGGCGGTCGCTTCTCCGCTGCGTCCTGCGGGAGGTGCAATGTTCACCTCCTGCTGGCCTGCGCTCACCTGCCAGTTCGCCGGGCGGCGGATGCGGAACGCGGCATGCTCATAGAGCTGCAGCGTCCTGCTGGGCATGACCTCGGCGCGCGCGACGCTTTCGATGGTGCCGCTGCCCTGGGCCTGGCCCTGGCCTGGCTGAGAATTACCCTTGCCCGCGGCAATCTCCTTGGCGGTAAGCGGTTTCATGGTGGCCACGCGCCGCTTGACGTCCCTAAACTCCGAACTGTCGCCGCGATAGTTGCGCGACGGCAGCGTGGCCACTTCATCCCCCACCAGCTTGGCGCGGTTGCCCGGGTTGGGGTGTGAGTTGAAAAACTCCGCTCCGCGCCCGCCGCCGCTTTCCGCCTGGAGCTTCTCAAAGAAGGTCACCACGGCGTGGGGGTTGTAGCCGGCGTCGTGGATGATGCCGGCGCCCACCAGGTCGGCCTCACGCTCGGCGTCCCGGGAGTACTTCAGGAAGACCGAATTCAAGCCGAAGACGATGCCGAGTTGCGCCAGTTGTCCGCCGATGCCGCCGCCCAGCCGGCCTCCCAGAATCGCCAGCGGCAACTGCGCCAGCATGGCCTTGCTGGCCTGCTCGGTGGAGTGGCGCATCACTACGTGCGAGATCTCGTGACCCATCACCCCAGCCAGTTCGGCTTCGTTATCCGCCGCCTGGATGGTGCCCAGGTTGACGTAAATGGGCCCGCCGGGCAGCGCGAAGGCATTGATCTCCTTCTGGTTCACGACCTTGAAGGTGTAGGGATACTGCGGCTCGGGCGTGTTTTGCGCCAGTTGCGCGCCCAGATGCTGGACGTAACGCGTTACCGGGTCACTCTCGGGAAGAATGGGAAGCTCCTTCTCGATCTCAGCCGCCGCTTTACGGCCTTCGGTGACCTCATCCTCGCGAGAAAACAGATTAAAGCCGTACTTGGGCTGGTAACGAGCCGAAAGCTCCGCCGGCGCCGCCAGCAGCAGCACCAGCACAATCGCAACCGCCCGGGTCCATGATGACTGGTTCTTCATGACGTTCTGCGCTCCTTCCGGCGCGCTGATATATGAAACCCGCTTCCACATGTTTGGATGCGGCAGCGACGGGTTCCGTTCAATCTTTCGAAGTTACTCCGGCGCGAACCGTCGGTGCAACCCGAGGGCGCGAGGGAGCATCCCGTCCGCGGGAAGAAAGTCTTCTGCCGGTTCGTGTCAAGAGCCAATCTCAAACAAACTCGAAATCAGGATTGACCTCGCAGGGGCTTGGGTATAATGAGGCTTGTTCGCCCCACACGGAGACGTGCAGGAACGCGACCAGATGCGCCCGGCACGACGGCTTGCGACCGGACGTTTCTTCCCGGCAGCAGGACCTTCTCCCAGCGCTCGACCGAAACCTGATCCCCCGACAAGGAGCTAAGGCATGCCCATCACGGCGACGGAGAAAATCTGGCACAACGGCAAGCTCATCCCCTGGAAGGACGCCACCATCCACGTGATGTCGCACGTGGTCAATTACGGCTCGGCCGTGTTCGAGGGGATCCGTTGTTACACCCAGCCCAGCGGCGCAGCCATTTTCCGCGCCCCGGAGCATGCCCAGCGGCTGCTGGATTCCGCCAAGATCTACCGCATCGACGTGGACTACACCCGCGACGAACTCATCCAGGCGATGGTGTCCCTGGTGAAGGCCAACGGCGTGACGCCCTGCTACATCCGGCCCATCATCCTGCGCGGCTACGGCGAAGCGGGCGTCAACCCGTTCAACTCGCCGACCGAGGTCTACATCGTCAACTACCCGTGGGGCAGCTA contains the following coding sequences:
- a CDS encoding GTPase domain-containing protein, with protein sequence MSFINFAAREINCKIVYYGAGLGGKTTNLQVIYDKTGDKQKGKMISLATETDRTLFFDFLPLDLGTVRGFKTRFHLYTVPGQVFYDASRKLILRGVDGVVFVADSQEDRMDANLEALENLQENLQEHGYDFMKIPYVLQLNKRDLPSAMAVDELKKELVKRGEPVFEAVAYQGTGVFETLKEVARQVLVELKKG
- a CDS encoding M48 family metallopeptidase, whose amino-acid sequence is MWKRVSYISAPEGAQNVMKNQSSWTRAVAIVLVLLLAAPAELSARYQPKYGFNLFSREDEVTEGRKAAAEIEKELPILPESDPVTRYVQHLGAQLAQNTPEPQYPYTFKVVNQKEINAFALPGGPIYVNLGTIQAADNEAELAGVMGHEISHVVMRHSTEQASKAMLAQLPLAILGGRLGGGIGGQLAQLGIVFGLNSVFLKYSRDAEREADLVGAGIIHDAGYNPHAVVTFFEKLQAESGGGRGAEFFNSHPNPGNRAKLVGDEVATLPSRNYRGDSSEFRDVKRRVATMKPLTAKEIAAGKGNSQPGQGQAQGSGTIESVARAEVMPSRTLQLYEHAAFRIRRPANWQVSAGQQEVNIAPPAGRSGEATAYGVILGVATPKTRQSLDDTTRQLVQGMLQGNPEHRQTVGAERIRVNGVPGMELQLEGPSPVRGQRERNWVIVLDRGDGSVLYAVFVGPTQDYQQLQPTFVKMLKSLRLR